A single region of the Lycium barbarum isolate Lr01 chromosome 2, ASM1917538v2, whole genome shotgun sequence genome encodes:
- the LOC132627089 gene encoding nitrate reductase [NADH], which yields MAASVENRQFSHIEPGLSGVNRSFKPRSDSPVRGCNFPTPPTHELPFQKKTNTPIYLDYSSSEDDDDDDEKNEYVQMIKKGNSELEPSVHDTRDEGTADNWIERNFSLIRLTGKHPFNSEPPLARLMHHGFITPVPLHYVRNHGPVPKGSWGDWSVEVTGLVKRPMKFTMDQLVNEFPSRELPVTLVCAGNRRKEQNMVKQTIGFNWGAAAVSTTLWRGVPLRALLKRCGVYSKKKGALNVCFEGADMLPGGGGSKYGTSIKKEFAMDPSRDIIVAYMQNGEMLAPDHGFPVRMIIPGFIGGRMVKWLKRIVVTTQESESYYHYKDNRVLPPHVDAELANAEAWWYKPEYIINELNINSVITTPCHEEILPINAWTTQRPYTLRGYAYSGGGKKVSRVEVTLDGGETWSVCTLDHPEKPTKYGKYWCWCFWSLEVEVLDLLGAKEIAVRAIDETMNTQPEKLIWNVMGMMNNCWFRVKMNVCKPHKGEIGIVFEHPTQPGNQSGGWMAKERHLEISAEAAPTLKKSISTPFMNTASKMYSMSEVRKHNNSESAWIIVHGHIYDVTRFLKDHPGGADSILINAGTDCTEEFDAIHSDKAKKLLEDFRIGELITTGYTSDSSPNNSVHGSSSISSFLAPIKELVQAPTRSVALIPREKIPCKLIDKQSISPDVRKFRFALPSEDQVLGLPVGKHIFLCATVDDKLCMRAYTPTSTVDEVGFFELVVKIYFKGIHPKFPNGGQMSQYLDSLPLGAFLDVKGPLGHIEYQGKGNFLVHGKHKFAKKLAMIAGGTGITPVYQVMQAILKDPEDDTEMYVVYANRTEDDILLKEELDAWAEKIPERVKVWYVVQDSIKEGWKYSTGFITEAILREHIPMPSHTTLALACGPPPMIQFAVNPNLEKMGYDIKDSLLVF from the exons ATGGCTGCATCTGTTGAAAACCGGCAGTTTAGTCACATTGAACCGGGTTTATCAGGCGTGAACCGGTCATTCAAACCCCGGTCTGATTCCCCGGTTCGTGGTTGCAACTTCCCTACACCCCCAACCCATGAACTACCTTTCCAAAAGAAAACAAACACCCCCATTTACCTTGATTATTCTTCTAGTgaagatgacgatgatgatgacgaaAAAAATGAATACGTTCAAATGATCAAGAAAGGAAATTCAGAATTAGAACCATCTGTTCATGACACTAGAGATGAAGGAACTGCTGATAATTGGATTGAACGTAACTTTTCCTTAATACGTCTCACTGGTAAACACCCGTTTAACTCCGAACCACCTTTGGCTCGTCTCATGCACCATGGTTTTATCACACCTGTCCCACTTCATTACGTTCGTAACCACGGTCCGGTTCCCAAGGGTTCGTGGGGTGACTGGTCCGTGGAAGTTACTGGTCTGGTCAAACGCCCTATGAAATTCACAATGGATCAGTTGGTTAACGAGTTTCCATCCAGGGAGTTGCCAGTTACGCTTGTATGTGCCGGTAACCGAAGGAAAGAACAGAATATGGTTAAACAAACCATTGGTTTTAACTGGGGTGCTGCTGCCGTTTCAACAACTCTATGGCGCGGAGTACCTCTCCGCGCCCTGTTGAAACGGTGCGGTGTTTATAGTAAGAAAAAAGGGGCACTTAACGTTTGTTTCGAGGGTGCGGATATGTTACCTGGAGGTGGTGGTtccaagtatggtacgagtattaagAAGGAATTTGCTATGGATCCGTCAAGGGATATAATTGTAGCATACATGCAGAATGGAGAAATGTTGGCACCGGACCATGGGTTTCCTGTAAGGATGATAATTCCAGGATTCATTGGTGGAAGAATGGTGAAATGGTTGAAGAGAATTGTGGTGACTACACAAGAATCAGAGAGCTATTATCATTACAAGGATAATCGAGTTCTCCCTCCCCATGTTGATGCTGAACTTGCTAACGCTGAAG CATGGTGGTATAAGCCAGAGTACATCATCAATGAGCTCAACATAAACTCTGTAATTACGACGCCGTGTCATGAAGAAATTTTGCCTATTAACGCGTGGACGACTCAGCGACCTTACACGTTAAGGGGCTATGCTTATTCTG GTGGAGGTAAAAAGGTATCTCGAGTAGAAGTGACCTTAGATGGAGGTGAGACATGGAGTGTGTGCACACTAGATCACCCAGAGAAGCCAACCAAGTATGGCAAGTATTGGTGCTGGTGCTTTTGGTCACTCGAGGTTGAGGTGCTAGACTTGCTTGGTGCCAAAGAAATTGCTGTTCGAGCTATCGATGAGACCATGAATACTCAACCCGAGAAGCTTATTTGGAACGTCATG GGAATGATGAACAATTGTTGGTTCCGAGTGAAAATGAACGTGTGCAAGCCTCACAAGGGAGAGATTGGAATAGTGTTCGAGCACCCAACCCAACCTGGAAACCAATCAGGTGGATGGATGGCAAAGGAAAGGCACTTGGAGATATCAGCAGAGGCCGCTCCAACACTAAAGAAGAGTATCTCAACTCCATTCATGAACACAGCTTCCAAGATGTATTCCATGTCCGAGGTCAGGAAGCACAACAATTCCGAATCTGCTTGGATCATAGTCCATGGCCATATTTACGATGTAACACGTTTCTTGAAAGACCATCCTGGTGGTGCTGACAGCATCCTTATCAATGCTGGCACTGATTGCACTGAGGAATTTGATGCAATTCATTCCGATAAGGCTAAGAAGCTCTTGGAGGACTTTAGGATTGGGGAACTAATTACTACTGGTTACACCTCTGATTCCTCTCCTAACAATTCTGTCCATGGATCTTCTTCCATCAGTAGCTTTCTAGCACCTATTAAGGAACTTGTTCAAGCACCAACAAGGAGTGTGGCTCTCATTCCAAGGGAGAAAATCCCATGCAAACTCATCGACAAGCAATCCATCTCACCCGATGTTCGGAAATTCCGATTTGCATTGCCCTCTGAGGATCAAGTCTTGGGCTTGCCTGTTGGCAAACACATTTTCCTCTGTGCCACAGTTGATGACAAGCTCTGCATGCGCGCCTACACTCCTACGAGCACGGTCGATGAGGTGGGGTTCTTCGAGTTGGTTGTGAAAATATACTTCAAAGGAATTCACCCTAAATTCCCTAATGGAGGGCAAATGTCACAATATCTTGATTCTCTCCCATTGGGGGCGTTTCTCGACGTGAAAGGTCCATTAGGTCACATTGAATACCAAGGAAAGGGCAATTTCTTAGTCCATGGCAAACACAAGTTTGCCAAGAAGTTGGCTATGATAGCTGGTGGGACAGGAATAACTCCAGTGTATCAAGTGATGCAGGCAATTCTGAAAGATCCTGAAGACGACACGGAAATGTATGTGGTGTATGCCAACAGAACAGAGGATGATATTTTACTCAAGGAAGAGCTTGATGCATGGGCAGAGAAAATACCAGAAAGAGTTAAAGTATGGTATGTGGTTCAAGATTCAATAAAAGAAGGATGGAAGTACAGCACTGGATTTATTACAGAAGCCATTCTAAGAGAACATATCCCTATGCCATCTCATACCACACTAGCATTGGCTTGTGGACCACCCCCTATGATTCAATTTGCTGTTAATCCAAACTTGGAGAAGATGGGCTATGACATTAAGGATTCCTTATTGGTCTTCTAA